The Diadema setosum chromosome 1, eeDiaSeto1, whole genome shotgun sequence genome has a window encoding:
- the LOC140236407 gene encoding epithelial sodium channel subunit beta-like, producing MEENSNSATEIEKAAPKTREPPTNNLVKSWQTVVQRFCQSTTMHGVSRLVDSTRITFKLLWFVTVLGFLCILLWQAVLLVDEYTNHPSTTHIQLVTKTKLQFPAVTVCNMNRLRRSKLPGTRFQELLDLDRQVSLYNLGLEDEIPEETGSGGRTKRPRPRRPSTTIAPDQTESPITEGTVELRLTTNGTTDDGTTTLQENAGNTTIDPLSTNLPDDEVVQHSTSGPRRKRQVADSPKSASYGKTGAHRHVVAAPGLPSIYIPLIGADPESDHSNWGRLFELSATDDFRDFIGSVNPSRRELSVLGHQAEDFIIQCSFNQLQCDYRNFSRFYTTQYGNCYTFNRPDVNKSILETGKTGSQYGLHLTLFTEESEYIGLLTHQSGVRVAIHQPNVRPFPEDDGITASTGTLTSIGLRQRNITRLGNKFGKCRDTSDPSQASIDGFDYTIRACLNACYQKKLRYECGCASDVMADTTQCSTLDSHQESCLHEIDRMAMESELKCDCPTPCREIDYDRFASFSKWPTDSADRHLRKKLNKKARKMGNMTMDTAFRRKNMVRLEIFYEKLNYELYKQVAKYTFEGLIGGIGGIMGFFAGMSLITLFELTGFIIQLAGLLVGKLTEPIEAEEGVPHETRIGKMGRRLTLALSNRPSRRSGRGDDDDCPRVDL from the exons ATGGAGGAGAATTCAAATTCTGCAACAGAGATTGAAAAAGCGGCTCCAAAAACTCGTGAGCCTCCGACTAATAATCTGGTGAAGTCGTGGCAAACCGTGGTACAGCGGTTCTGTCAGTCCACTACCATGCATGGGGTCAGCCGACTGGTTGACTCCACTCGCATAACTTTCAAGCTCCTTTGGTTTGTCACCGTATTAGGCTTTCTATGTATCCTCCTGTGGCAGGCGGTTCTCCTGGTTGATGAGTACACCAATCACCCGTCGACTACCCACATCCAGCTGGTGACAAAAACCAAACTCCAGTTTCCCGCCGTCACTGTATGTAACATGAACAGGCTTCGCAGATCGAAGCTTCCGGGAACACGTTTCCAGGAGCTGCTGGACCTAGATCGACAGGTGTCTCTCTACAATCTTGGTCTCGAAGACGAGATCCCAGAGGAGACAGGGAGCGGTGGTAGAACGAAGCGACCACGCCCTAGAAGGCCGAGCACAACAATCGCTCCTGATCAGACAGAATCACCGATAACAGAGGGCACTGTGGAGTTAAGACTGACCACCAATGGTACAACAGATGATGGCACCACCACTCTTCAAGAGAATGCAGGTAATACGACGATAGATCCATTGTCTACTAATCTTCCTGATGACGAAGTTGTTCAACACTCTACATCCGGGCCTCGTCGCAAACGGCAAGTCGCAGATTCTCCCAAGTCAGCCTCGTATGGAAAGACCGGAGCACACCGTCATGTGGTTGCTGCCCCCGGCCTTCCCTCAATTTACATTCCCCTCATTGGCGCCGATCCCGAGAGTGATCACTCGAACTGGGGGCGGCTCTTCGAGCTCTCCGCCACGGATGATTTCCGGGACTTCATTGGCTCCGTGAATCCATCCCGAAGAGAACTCTCCGTGCTCGGCCACCAGGCCGAAGACTTTATAATCCAGTGTTCATTCAACCAGCTCCAGTGCGACTACAG GAATTTCAGCAGATTCTACACTACGCAGTATGGAAATTGTTACACATTCAACCGACCAGATGTAAACAAATCTATTTTGGAAACGGGTAAAACGGGATCTCAGTACG GTTTACACCTTACTCTATTTACTGAAGAGTCGGAATACATCGGGTTACTCACTCATCAGTCGGGCGTACGGGTGGCTATTCACCAGCCCAATGTACGACCATTTCCCGAAGACGATGGTATCACAGCATCGACAGGCACGCTTACGTCTATCGGACTTCGTCAA CGGAATATCACTCGACTCGGCAACAAGTTCGGAAAGTGTCGGGACACTTCGGATCCTTCGCAGGCCTCCATCGACGGCTTTGACTACACCATTCGGGCCTGCCTCAATGCCTGCTACCAGAAGAAGCTGCGATACGAGTGCGGCTGCGCGAGTGACGTCATGGCCGATACCACTCAGTGCAGTACCTTGGACTCGCATCAAG AATCTTGTCTGCATGAAATCGATCGGATGGCAATGGAAAGTGAGCTGAAGTGTGACTGTCCAACCCCATGCAG GGAAATAGACTACGACAGGTTTGCCTCGTTCTCCAAGTGGCCAACCGACAGTGCAGAC CGCCATTTGAGGAAGAAACTGAACAAGAAGGCACGAAAGATGGGGAATATGACAATGGATACGGCATTCAGGAG GAAAAATATGGTACGACTGGAAATCTTCTACGAAAAGCTGAACTACGAATTGTACAAGCAAGTAGCGAAGTACACG TTTGAGGGCCTAATAGGAGGCATCGGAGGAATCATGGGATTCTTCGCTGGCATGTCATTGATCACCCTCTTCGAACTGACCGGCTTCATCATACAACTTGCTGGCTTGCTGGTGGGAAAGCTCACTGAACCCATTGAGGCCGAAGAGGGCGTCCCACATGAAACGAGGATCGGAAAAATGGGGCGCCGCCTCACGTTGGCCCTGAGCAATCGGCCAAGTCGTCGAAGTGGACGTGGAGATGATGACGACTGTCCAAGGGTTGACCTGTAA